A genomic segment from Lignipirellula cremea encodes:
- a CDS encoding DUF1254 domain-containing protein: MKIRKSLMGTLAAGCLAATLATGCSKPNDPISQADKKDAADGVTAPDLEETKKIAEEGYIYGLPIVMNYAVMYAYAVDKNSGQFKAPFNEIKNEARVYTYKDTAVITPNSDTPYSFIWMDLRAEPVVISVPAVDKDRYYAVQLEDGNTFNYGYIGSRATGNDAGSYLIAGPDWKGDLPAGIEKQFRSTTQFSLAGFRTQLLNADDMANVEKVQAGYKVQTLSEFLGQPAPKAAPKIDFPKIDKAMVKTGFFDYLDFALQFAPAGPEEEAIRAKLASIGVGPGKKFDFADLSDEHKAAVVLGMKAGEAKVENYLATALKEVNGWKIGAFFGDRAFFDGDWLQRAAGAKAGIYGNDAIEATYPLTRSDSKGDPLDGSKHNYTLTFPAGQLPPVNAFWSVTMYDGKSQLLIENPINRYLINSPMLPEMKKNDDGSLTLYIQKDSPGAEKESNWLPAPNDLIYLAMRLYWPKTEAPSVLPPGEGTWKPPAVLIAE; this comes from the coding sequence ATGAAGATTCGCAAGAGCCTGATGGGCACACTCGCAGCGGGCTGCCTGGCGGCGACGTTAGCGACGGGCTGCAGTAAACCGAACGACCCGATTTCCCAGGCGGACAAGAAAGACGCCGCCGACGGCGTGACGGCGCCGGACCTGGAAGAAACCAAAAAGATCGCCGAAGAAGGCTATATCTACGGCCTGCCGATCGTCATGAACTATGCGGTCATGTACGCGTACGCCGTCGATAAAAACTCGGGCCAGTTCAAGGCGCCCTTCAACGAAATCAAAAACGAAGCACGCGTCTATACCTATAAAGACACCGCCGTCATCACCCCCAACAGCGACACGCCTTACTCGTTCATCTGGATGGACCTGAGGGCGGAGCCGGTCGTGATCTCGGTCCCGGCCGTCGACAAAGATCGTTATTACGCCGTGCAGCTGGAAGATGGCAACACCTTCAACTACGGTTACATCGGCAGCCGCGCCACCGGCAATGACGCGGGCTCCTACCTGATCGCCGGACCGGACTGGAAGGGCGACCTGCCCGCCGGAATCGAAAAACAGTTCCGTTCCACCACGCAGTTCTCCCTGGCCGGTTTCCGGACGCAGCTGCTCAACGCTGACGACATGGCGAACGTCGAAAAAGTCCAGGCCGGCTACAAGGTGCAAACCCTGTCCGAGTTCCTCGGCCAGCCCGCCCCCAAGGCGGCCCCGAAGATCGACTTCCCCAAAATCGACAAAGCAATGGTGAAGACGGGCTTCTTCGATTACCTCGACTTCGCGCTGCAGTTTGCTCCGGCCGGTCCCGAAGAGGAAGCCATCCGCGCCAAACTTGCCAGCATTGGCGTCGGCCCTGGTAAGAAATTTGACTTCGCCGATCTGTCCGATGAGCACAAAGCAGCCGTCGTGCTGGGCATGAAAGCAGGCGAAGCCAAGGTGGAGAACTACCTCGCGACCGCCCTGAAGGAAGTCAACGGCTGGAAGATCGGCGCATTCTTTGGCGACCGCGCCTTCTTCGACGGCGACTGGCTGCAGCGGGCCGCCGGCGCCAAGGCCGGCATCTACGGCAACGACGCGATCGAGGCCACCTACCCGTTGACCCGCTCGGACAGCAAGGGCGATCCGCTCGACGGCAGCAAACACAACTACACCCTGACCTTCCCGGCCGGGCAGTTGCCGCCTGTCAATGCATTCTGGTCGGTCACCATGTACGACGGCAAGAGCCAGCTGCTGATCGAAAACCCGATCAACCGCTATTTGATCAACTCGCCGATGCTGCCGGAGATGAAGAAGAACGACGACGGCTCCCTGACGCTATACATCCAGAAGGATTCGCCCGGCGCCGAGAAAGAGTCGAACTGGCTGCCGGCTCCGAACGACCTGATCTATCTCGCCATGCGGCTGTACTGGCCCAAAACCGAAGCCCCCTCGGTCCTGCCGCCCGGCGAAGGAACCTGGAAACCGCCGGCCGTTCTTATCGCCGAGTAG